The Brachionichthys hirsutus isolate HB-005 chromosome 1, CSIRO-AGI_Bhir_v1, whole genome shotgun sequence genome has a window encoding:
- the cgnl1 gene encoding cingulin-like protein 1, producing the protein MESFSVTGIPHSGPQRGNAPPSRPSRPHSNGAGSYGLSIRVQGIDGHPYVVLNNQDRGSQSYLDPNTNGYTDTEGSFIENYEEYEFKGAMEAGSKSPFVEYRSQKTKHYTDPQNGAADSLGRKSSSLMNFQRHPEILQPYDPETNSLNLDGRRRQPSRPLPPAETWNQQQNLPPKSSLPARSYAKSSSLGQDKVLAYQDKRQIPSQSLSDASKPKLQPQSLPSTQPLKPQSRTLTQVAEPQSKPRFSSLNPPQTKRGPEIQDQPVPAAHPEPSRLSSPTSEQNKTSYRSTSSVSSSSSSLERPRRDPDVLPVHRSDSSGPVLQPSSRSRHSSSPSASKSLLDEQMEALYADSINRHKNRRYIPFAPGSGRDIDTGSIPGVDELIEKFDSKNGTPHRRGRAGRRNRIDLDDRKRSRSVDSAFRWGDGSSDLDGLGRQRGKSTEHVLRPSQLRLQRSSGSQDSWSTVVDGNIDSRASSRATSAPGSPGSPQSSISKGLGSIQAYRKPQTHSSSLLLKNKESNDGASSPAVVSTSVVQSKTPSSSDKSPSTEADVQTPDLLKGQQELSQQTHEETAKQILFSYLKDGSKDNDETTNRKVNLVFEKIQTLKSRATASSQDDGKTLGLSTQTRALQQKNAEMVKEMAELKRQLENNRAERRTVAGLKELQPKLEWSEGECKRVTEKLSKTEAELQITVEELFQVKMEREQYQTEIRDLQDQLSEMHDELDSANKSSADGEKDAILTDMMQLKLEMQEVLLLKEEQEEVLRRRERELTALKGALKEEVAAHDQEVDKMREHHEKEIRKLQTSLEEAKQSSAAVVREKAEVEAAKGAAEGQAGRVTQEAERLRRRVQELENEVAKLNRIIDEAKLQENRLADKVGRLEREKKQLQESLAEIKEQEEEVSRANRALTLRLEDVQRNLTKLNIDQKELEERLKEERTQKEHFKHMKNDIDDERRSLDRTVEKLQREMNDIVDASQSSTRELQEQIDIYKEKNRQELTELQKLLKDRGQELDKYLLTAKTLQDELSHKEEALHRCQRERDEALLREKELEKRIHDIEEEAETKANSKEDKTRQAKLIEDRVAQLELDLDEERQSGDLLMDRIDRGREQVEQMRNELLQERASRQDLECDKIALERQNKDLKSRLSHLESSQKSSKEGLVSQLEERIQELEERLEEEERERANQQQANRRLERKAKDMVMQGEEEQNSMQDQKDQLNLRLKALKRQMDEAEEEIDRLEHSKKKLQRDLDEQQEANEQLQGQLKALRNEIRRKNTSAPLLSTLHDDDDDDDDDISTDGETYFSSSSGYKRSSSQDNILSTFSM; encoded by the exons ATGGAGTCATTCAGTGTGACTGGCATTCCCCACAGTGGACCACAGCGGGGAAACGCTCCGCCATCCCGTCCCTCCAGGCCCCACAGTAACGGAGCTGGCTCATATGGTCTAAGCATCCGTGTCCAGGGTATAGATGGACACCCTTATGTAGTTCTCAACAACCAGGACAGGGGCTCTCAATCCTACCTGGACCCTAACACTAACGGATACACTGACACGGAGGGCTCCTTTATCGAGAACTATGAGGAGTATGAGTTCAAGGGTGCGATGGAAGCTGGCTCTAAAAGCCCCTTCGTGGAGTACAGGTCTCAGAAGACGAAGCATTACACTGATCCACAAAACGGTGCCGCAGATTCACTAGGAAGAAAATCCTCTTCCCTCATGAACTTCCAGAGACACCCTGAGATACTGCAGCCGTATGATCCGGAAACCAACTCCTTGAACCTCGATGGCCGCCGCAGACAACCTTCAAGGCCTTTGCCTCCAGCTGAGACTTGGAATCAACAGCAGAACTTGCCTCCCAAATCCTCTCTACCTGCACGATCCTATGCCAAGTCATCAAGCTTGGGCCAGGATAAAGTGCTTGCATATCAAGACAAAAGGCAAATTCCATCCCAAAGCCTGAGTGATGCATCCAAGCCAAAGTTACAGCCTCAGTCTTTGCCTTCAACCCAGCCCTTAAAGCCTCAGAGCAGAACCCTGACACAAGTGGCTGAGCCACAGTCCAAGCCTCGTTTCTCCAGCCTGAATCCACCTCAGACTAAACGAGGCCCTGAAATCCAAGACCAACCCGTGCCTGCAGCCCATCCTGAACCTTCTAGACTGTCGAGTCCCACAAGtgaacagaacaaaacatcatACAGATCCACCAGCTCTGTGAGCAGTTCCAGTTCCAGCCTAGAGCGCCCCCGCCGTGATCCTGATGTTCTTCCAGTACACAGGAGTGACTCCAGTGGGCCAGTTCTTCAGCCCTCTTCGCGCTCGCGCCACTCCTCTTCACCTTCTGCGTCCAAGAGTCTGCTGGATGAACAGATGGAAGCCCTGTATGCTGACTCCATCAATCGCCACAAGAATCGTCGCTACATCCCATTTGCCCCTGGTTCAGGCAGGGACATTGACACAGGGTCCATTCCTGGGGTTGATGAACTCATAGAGAAGTTTGACAGCAAAAATGGCACACCTCATCGCAGGGGCAGAGCGGGGCGTAGGAATAGAATTGACCTAGATGACAGGAAGCGTTCACGCAGTGTGGACAGTGCCTTCAGGTGGGGAGATGGCTCCAGCGACCTGGATGGGCTTGGCCGCCAGCGAGGCAAGTCAACGGAGCACGTCCTGCGTCCCTCTCAGCTACGGCTTCAGAGATCATCTGGCAGCCAGGACTCCTGGTCTACGGTTGTAGATGGTAATATTGACTCCAGGGCTTCGTCTCGCGCCACCAGCGCACCCGGCTCCCCCGGCTCTCCACAGAGCAGCATCTCCAAGGGCTTGGGCTCCATCCAGGCCTATCGAAAGCCACAGACTcactcctcttccctccttttGAAGAACAAAGAGAGCAATGATGGCGCTTCTTCACCTGCAGTGGTTTCAACATCAGTGGTGCAATCCAAAACACCTTCCAGCTCAGACAAAAGTCCCAGTACGGAGGCGGATGTTCAG ACGCCAGATCTTCTGAAAGGTCAGCAGGAGCTTTCACAACAAACACACGAAGAGACGGCAAAGCAAATTCTCTTCAGTTATCTCAAGGATGG gagcaAAGACAATGATGAAACAACAAATAGAAAGGTCAACCTTGTCTTTGAAAAGATCCAGACGCTGAAGTCTCGGGCCACAGCGAGTTCACAAGACGACGGAAAA ACCCTGGGCCTTTCCACTCAGaccagagctctgcagcagaaaaaTGCTGAAATGGTGAAAGAAATGGCTGAACTGAAAAGACAACTTGAG AACAATCGGGCTGAGCGGAGGACAGTAGCTGGTTTGAAGGAGCTGCAGCCAAAGCTGGAGTGGAGCGAAGGGGAGTGCAAGCGTGTGACGGAAAAACTGTCCAAAACGGAAGCCGAGCTGCAGATCACAGTGGAAGA GCTGTTCCAGGTGAAGATGGAAAGGGAGCAATATCAGACGGAGATCAGAGACCTACAGGATCAGCTGTCAGAGATGCACGACGAGCTTGACTCAGCCAATAAGTCATCCGCCGACGGAGAGAAAGACGCCATTCTGACG GACATGATGCAACTGAAGCTGGAGATGCAGGAAGTTctcctgctgaaggaggagcaggaggaggtgctgaggaGACGGGAGCGAGAGCTGACAGCCCTGAAAGGTGCCCTAAAGGAAGAAGTGGCTGCTCATGATCAGGAGGTGGACAAGATGAGGGAGCATCATGAGAAGGAAATAAGGAAGCTGCAGACATCTTTGGAGGAGGCCAAGCAG AGCAGTGCAGCGGTGGTCCGTGAAAAGGCTGAAGTGGAAGCAGCCAAGGGTGCAGCGGAGGGCCAGGCAGGACGAGTGACCCAGGAAGCTGAGCGGCTGCGCAGGCGAGTGCAGGAGCTGGAAAACGAGGTTGCCAAGCTCAACCGCATCATCGATGAAGccaagctgcaggagaacaggcTGGCAGACAAAGTTGGCCgactggag agagagaaaaagcaacTGCAAGAATCCTTGGCTGAAATCaaggagcaagaagaggaagtgTCACGAGCCAATCGAGCACTGACCCTTCGGTTGGAGGATGTGCAG AGAAACTTGACCAAATTGAACATTGACCAGAAGGAACTGGAGGAGAGGCTCAAGGAGGAGAGGACTCAGAAGGAGCACTTCAAGCACATGAAGAACGATATAGATGATGAGAGGAGGTCGCTGGACCGCACGGTGGAGAAACTTCAGAGGGAG ATGAATGACATTGTGGATGCTTCCCAGTCGTCCACCCGTGAGTTGCAGGAGCAGATCGACATTTATAAAGAGAAGAACCGCCAGGAACTGACAGAACTGCAGAAACTTCTGAAGGACCGAGGACAGGAGCTGGACAAGTACCTGCTGACTGCCAAAACCCTGCAAGATGAG CTGTCTCACAAGGAGGAGGCCCTGCACCGGTGTCAGAGGGAGCGAGACGAGGCTCTGCTCAGGGAGAAGGAGCTTGAGAAAAGAATCCACGATATAGAGGAGGAGGCCGAGACGAAGGCCAACTCTAAGGAGGACAAAACTCGACAAGCTAAACTCATTGAG GACAGGGTTGCTCAACTGGAGTTGGACCTGGATGAGGAGCGTCAGAGCGGAGACCTGCTGATGGACAGGATCGACCGTGGAAGAGAGCAG GTGGAGCAGATGAGGAATgaactcctgcaggagagggCTAGCAGGCAGGACCTGGAGTGTGACAAGATTGCTCTGGAGAGACAG AACAAAGATCTGAAGAGCCGGTTGTCTCACCTCGAGAGCTCCCAGAAGTCCAGCAAAGAGGGCCTGGTATCCCAGCTGGAGGAGCGcatccaggagctggaggagaggttggaggaggaggaaag GGAGCGTGCCAACCAGCAGCAGGCGAACCGCAGGCTGGAGAGGAAGGCGAAAGACATGGTGATGCAAGGTGAAGAAGAACAGAACTCGATGCAAGATCAGAAGGATCAG TTGAATCTGCGGCTGAAGGCCTTGAAGCGGCAGATGGACGAGGCTGAGGAGGAGATTGACCGACTGGAGCACAGCAAGAAGAAGCTACAGAGAGACCTGGACGAGCAGCAGGAGGCCAACGAGCAGCTCCAGGGCCAGCTGAAAGCTCTGCGAAATGAGATCAG gCGTAAGAACACCTCTGCCCCGCTGCTCAGCACCCTGcatgatgacgacgacgacgacgacgatgacaTCAGCACCGATGGGGAGACGTACTTCAGCTCATCATCGGGCTACAAGCGCTCCTCAAGTCAGGACAATATCCTGTCCACCTTCTCTATGTAA